A region of Solanum dulcamara chromosome 7, daSolDulc1.2, whole genome shotgun sequence DNA encodes the following proteins:
- the LOC129895581 gene encoding reticulon-like protein B9, with protein MATYLSDSDNDFAPTSKLLGRQRPIHSVLGGGRVADILLWRDKKFSAAILIAVAAIWFLFEVVDYTIVTMLCHVSITTMLILFIWSAGADIFGWTPPSIPKDILQDTNFEHVASILHKKFNNFLSICHFVACGNDAKSFFLAIISLYILSVIGNCISTLNLLFFGLLCVETLPFLYERYEEEVDNVAYKMKRQIRKTCRKFNADFLGKIPRGPAKEKKGK; from the exons ATGGCAACTTATTTATCTGATTCTGATAATGATTTTGCACCAACATCAAAACTTTTAGGCCGCCAAAGGCCTATTCATTCCGTTTTAGGAGGAGGAAGAG TTGCGGACATATTGTTATGGAGAGACAAGAAATTTTCAGCAGCAATTCTTATTGCAGTTGCAGCAATATGGTTTCTTTTTGAGGTTGTGGATTATACCATTGTGACTATGCTTTGTCATGTCTCTATCACCACTATGTTAATACTCTTCATCTGGTCTGCTGGCGCAGATATTTTTGGCTG GACACCTCCAAGTATCCCCAAAGACATATTACAGGATACTAATTTCGAACATGTTGCTTCAATATTACACAAGAAGTTCAACAATTTCCTCTCCATATGTCACTTTGTAGCATGTGGAAATGATGCAAAGTCATTCTTTTTG GCCATCATTTCTCTCTATATATTATCAGTGATTGGAAACTGTATCAGCACCTTGAACCTTTTGTTCTTTG GTTTGTTGTGTGTGGAAACTCTCCCATTTCTTTACGAGAGATACGAGGAAGAAGTCGACAATGTTGCATATAAAATGAAGAGACAAATCAGAAAAACTTGCAGGAAGTTCAATGCAGATTTTCTAGGCAAAATTCCCAGAGGACCAGCCAAAGAGAAAAAGGGGAAATAG